In Antennarius striatus isolate MH-2024 chromosome 8, ASM4005453v1, whole genome shotgun sequence, a single window of DNA contains:
- the micall2b gene encoding protein-methionine sulfoxide oxidase mical2b, which produces MAAVKALQQWCKVRCDGYRDVSITNMTTSFRDGLAFCALIHRHRPDLIDFDSLKKENVYENNKLAFKVAEEELGIPALLDAEDMVALKVPDRLSILTYVSQYYNYFHGRSPIGGMGGMKRPAESPAVERPGKKNQPVTSREFSSLKPAGDNTPPRSPKITRPFGSPKPTRNAKQISNQDVKVEKPHQTGTLSNKCVSCNKHVHLVQRHLVDGRLYHRSCMRLLSPTNIPAPLRDLPTNTPVSKFTSLADSNKTTTNTPLHTPPRPGPTWLKDKPNTPPSFFSSSPSRPAPSPSPAAKSVQTPSVAKTTTSWTPGESTFTTTPSVPPRPTPAPRHSVTVAKTLESKLKFFESDNTTSNEEEKTPNIGMNKGLKVAGGVQQASVGQTVNIVVNVGGTGRQEVNVSANPGGDKAKAAGVTGGETGKTSDPKAKAAAFISKKLAEETNDKPAWTTVVLKKTEKSSPSDTPKKEMEGVRGRVRLKADPSLITDLQTPERKRSPPSPALRSGLRTRTPDRGVAKPGDASPNTPASSENESPADWRSKLKPISKESKPPRPSAPPPNPWAYRDGKPQTPEPSVGPTPPHPISKPTISVTPPAPAGFVNGQGERAANGTKDEPKIAKTKPDYIRKEDIMKELQDIENVLNELEKKGVELEERLRRCDEDGEDDTLMVEWFSLIRHKQVAMRRESELVYIGRTQDLEEQQPSVEQELRRLMEKPEHLKTSWERKKEEQLIAKLLEIVNDRNAIVDGLDDDRLREEEEDEQLNKMLKDFNVKTEKTRKKSPMSRLFGWGSKKDG; this is translated from the exons CGACTTTGATTCACTGAAGAAGGAGAATGTTTACGAGAACAACAAACTG GCGTTCAAGGTCGCGGAGGAGGAGCTGGGAATTCCTGCTCTGTTGGACGCAGAAGACATGGTGGCCCTCAAGGTTCCTGACCGCCTCAGCATCCTGACCTACGTCTCCCAGTACTACAACTACTTCCACGGACGCTCCCCGA TCGGTGGAATGGGGGGCATGAAACGCCCGGCGGAAAGCCCCGCTGTGGAACGGCCCGGGAAGAAGAACCAGCCGGTGACATCAAGGGAGTTTTCTTCTTTGAAACCTGCCGGAGACAACACCCCTCCTCGGTCCCCCAAGATCACCAGGCCGTTTGGTTCCCCAAAACCAACCAGGAACGCCAAACAG ATTTCCAACCAGGATGTTAAGGTTGAGAAGCCCCATCAGACAGGCACCCTGAGTAACAAGTGTGTGTCCTGTAACAAGCATGTTCACCTGGTGCAGCGACACCTAGTGGATGGGAGGCTGTATCACAGGAGCTGCATGAG GCTGCTGTCGCCCACAAACATCCCTGCCCCTCTCAGAGATTTACCCACAAACACCCCTGTTTCCAAATTTACATCTCTAGCAGACTCTAACAAAACCACTACAAATACTCCACTGCATACCCCCCCTAGGCCAGGACCGACCTGGCTGAAAGACAAACCCAACACCCCTCCCAGCTTCTTCTCCTCGTCACCTTCCCGACCAGCTCCGAGTCCGTCTCCTGCTGCTAAATCCGTTCAGACACCTTCGGTAGCTAAAACCACGACTTCCTGGACTCCTGGTGAGTCCACCTTCACCACAACTCCCTCTGTCCCCCCCAGGCCAACTCCAGCGCCTCGCCACTCCGTCACGGTTGCAAAAACACTGGAATCCAAACTCAAGTTCTTCGAATCGGACAACACAACGAGcaatgaagaggaaaagacTCCCAACATCGGCATGAATAAAGGTCTGAAGGTGGCTGGGGGGGTCCAGCAGGCCTCAGTAGGTCAAACTGTGAATATTGTGGTGAATGTGGGAGGCAccggcagacaggaagtgaacgtcAGCGCCAACCCGGGTGGGGATAAAGCTAAAGCAGCTGGGGTAACAGGCGGAGAAACAGGAAAGACAAGTGACCCTAAAGCCAAAGCGGCGGCCTTCATCTCCAAGAAGCTGGCCGAGGAGACCAACGACAAGCCAGCGTGGACGACGGTGGTCCTGAAGAAGACTGAGAA ATCTTCTCCAAGTGACACTCCaaagaaagagatggagggtGTCAGAGGGCGGGTGAGGCTGAAAGCCGACCCGTCGCTGATCACCGACCTGCAGACTCCAGAGAGGAAAAGATCACCCCCCAGCCCGGCCCTCAGGAGCGGACTCAGAACCAGGACCCCTGACCGAGGGGTAGCAAAACCCGGCGATGCTTCACCCAACACCCCAG CATCTTCGGAAAACGAGTCTCCTGCAGATTGGAGGTCGAAACTGAAACCCATCTCCAAAGAATCCAA GCCGCCCCGTCCTTCTGCGCCCCCACCCAACCCCTGGGCTTACAGAGATGGGAAACCCCAAACACCAGAACCTTCTGTCGGACCCacgcccccccatcccatctCCAAACCCACCATCTCTGTCACCCCACCAGCCCCAGCAG GATTCGTGAACGGTCAGGGAGAACGAGCTGCAAACGGAACCAAAGATGAACCAAAGATTGCCAAG aCGAAACCCGACTACATCCGTAAGGAGGACatcatgaaggagctgcaggacaTCGAGAACGTTCTGAACGAGTTGGAGAAGAAGGgcgtggagctggaggagaggctCCGGCGCTGCGACGAAG acggtGAAGACGACACTCTCATGGTCGAGTGGTTCAGCCTGATCAGACACAAGCAGGTGGCCATGCGCCGGGAGTCTGAACTGGTCTACat CGGCAGAACTCAGGacctggaggagcagcagcccAGCGTGGAGCAGGAGCTCCGGAGGCTGATGGAGAAACCAG aaCATCTGAAAACCAGCTGGGAACGCAAGAAGGAAGAGCAGCTGATCGCCAAACTGTTGGAGATCGTCAACGACAGGAACGCCATCGTGGACGGGCTGGACGACGACCGGCTCAG ggaggaagaggaggatgagcagCTAAACAAGATGTTGAAGGATTTCA ACGTCAAGACAGAAAAAACGAGGAAAAAGTCTCCGATGTCCCGACTGTTCGGCTGGGGGAGCAAGAAAGACGGATGA